A DNA window from Strix aluco isolate bStrAlu1 chromosome 6, bStrAlu1.hap1, whole genome shotgun sequence contains the following coding sequences:
- the LOC141925500 gene encoding fas-binding factor 1 homolog isoform X6, with the protein MAAAPPSSFGGSVDDLLGDLLGYEDDESPVNSARTSRLARGSSLPASQKSRVAEDFFNGFPVEDVEAAEGSSASGGEPQALLQSLKDLDDLEADLLGASRPGSAPGKTTVKGPGKGESGPVMEKKPLSSFAASRQYRKFNLEDLDDPLSGLLSDEEQDAPKKPSPTGTKSIPEEKQSKEKEPPAAQTPLRTAAPVQRRKEITFEDDGDDLLDALGLGSSPGRDGKQGKKAENREEVRPARAVLDELLGRGSVARTLEEPGLGERREVTQEAKSQKQPEKEEGRRKDFVFGAYEPSVASTAKGRPARRQPLSRFSTEKNSELKAEPLSKAPPTASQSPARGRRNRGAWLGLKDEDFLDLELSSPSKASPAGSSPSPAAAGRPSPARQLPAAEEAATKTDPVEEEDWLSAALRRKKAQAQAKAQEGNAKPSEAPVEGLPPRSPVSRPAASPGAQPQAAAVQDEAASTDSSRPPVPWLSTAKQASAHPSEAAQGDPSRDASAPVPAALFPGEQETQGPAPLAQAESPGLGLLHERSLGAPTAQPHEDVTGCQAALLRVQARVAELESQVRTLELARAEDRLLLESLRQRHQEDLDLLESTHRSQVKVLEETCRQREQRLQQEKEQLAAQLLGQRQEAEQARAELEQRSALELERLRELQRVSVQELRREHDEQLQRLKQMKDQEVEAVTSATLHSRTLNGVMDRMEKFFSDLRDFLQKMEATQQSTSRELAMGAQTQEKQLKVLQDSLLQQQRDAEEERRRFQAVVAKMEARLDEQTRLLEQERQRALAERSRAKSLQHSLEEEQRAVTQQLSVERVELERAKERAEMKMQVHTLRAREEQLAREKELLDKSWQELKAEREKVNGAALRVRQQEEELKSMTELSSQKYEEGQRALREAIRVDSQHPSRLQALQQQLEQLRQQEERLHQDRLSMAQQRSQLQQLRQELPNSPTMLRIAGRDSSVPASGFSSTLRFPPPIGSPGGIQELLARASSAELSATLAMMKFRALQDHYYLDNEQLFLESLKKAPYNVASLPG; encoded by the exons ATG gctgcagcccccccgaGCAGTTTCGGCG GGTCTGTGGATGACCTGCTTGGCGACCTCCTGGGATACGAGGACG ACGAAAGCCCCGTGAATTCTGCAAGGACTTCGCGGCTGGCCAGGGGCAGCAGCTTGCCGGCCAGCCAGAA GTCCCGTGTAGCGGAGGATTTCTTCAACGGATTCCCTGTAGAGGATGTGGAAGCTGCGGAG GGCTCCAGTGCCTCCGGTGGAGAGCCCCaagctctgctgcagagcctgaag GACTTGGACGACCTGGAAGCTGATCTGCTGGGAGCGTCGAGACCCGGTTCTGCGCCAGGGAAGACAACCGTGAAAGGCCCTGGGAAAG GAGAGTCTGGACCTGTGATGGAGAAGAAGCCGCTGTCATCCTTCGCTGCTTCCCGACAGTACAGGAAATTCAACTTGGAAG ATTTAGATGATCCTCTGTCGGGGCTCTTGTCTGATGAGGAGCAGGATGCACCCAAGAAGCCATCTCCGACAGGCACTAAAAGCATCCCTGAGGAAAAACAGAGCAAGGAGAAAG AGCCACCCGCAGCCCAGACGCCCCTGCGCACCGCGGCCCcagtgcagaggaggaaggagatcaCCTTTGAAGACGACGGCGACGACCTGCTAGATGCACTGGGCCTTGGCAGTAGCCCAGGAAGAGATGGCAAGCAGGGCAAGAAGGCAGAAAA CAGAGAGGAGGTCCGGCCAGCCCGCGCTGTGCTGGACGAGTTACTGGGACGAGGCTCCGTGGCCAGAACCCTGGAAGAGCCAGGCCTGGGAGAGCGCCGGGAGGTCACACAGGAGGCGAAGTCCCAAAAGCAGCCAG agaaggaagagggtcgGCGCAAGGATTTTGTCTTTGGAGCGTACGAGCCCTCGGTGGCCTCCACAGCCAAGGGCCGGCCGGCGAGAAGGCAGCCTCTGAG CAGGTTTTCAACCGAGAAGAACAGTGAACTTAAAGCAGAGCCCCTCTCCAAAGCTCCTCCAACAGCCAGCCAGAGCCCCGCGCGGGGCCGCAGGAATAGAGGTGCCTGGCTGGGCTTGAAAGATGAAGATTTTTTGGATTTGGAGCTGTCATCTCCATCGAAGGCCAGTCCTGCAgggagctcccccagccctgccgcagctgggcggcccagccccgccagacagctcccagctgcagaggaggcagccaCTAAAACCGACccagtggaggaggaggactggctgAGCGCTGCCTTACGACGCAAAAAAGCCCAAGCCCAGGCGAAGGCCCAGGAGGGGAATGCCAAGCCCTCGGAGGCCCCAGTTGAAGGGCTGCCTCCCCGCTCTCCTGTCAG CCggccagcagcctccccaggagcacagccGCAGGCAGCCGCCGTGCAGGACGAGGCAGCGAGCACAGACAGCTCCAG GCCACCAGTCCCCTGGCTCAGCACTGCGAAACAAGCCTCAGCTCACCCATCGGAGGCTGCACAGGGGGATCCCTCCAGAGACGCCAGCGCCCCGG TCCCCGCAGCCTTGTTCCCGGGAGAGCAGGAGACGCAGGGCCCTGCCCCGCTGGCTCAG GCAGAGTCCCCAGGCCTGGGCTTGCTGCATGAGAGGAGTCTGGGGGCTCCCACTGCCCAGCCCCACGAGGATGTGACAGGCTGTCAGGCAGCGCTGCTCCGTGTCCAGGCCcgtgtggcagagctggagagccag GTGCGGACGCTGGAGCTGGCACGGGCCGAGGACAGACTCTTGCTGGAGAGCCTCCGGCAGCGGCACCAGGAGGACCTGGATCTCCTCGAGAGCACCCACAG GAGCCAGGTGAAGGTGCTGGAGGAGACCTGCAGGCAGcgggagcagaggctgcagcaggagaaggagcagctggcggctcagctcctggggcagaggcaggaggcgGAGCAGGCgcgggcagagctggagcagcggAGCGCGCTGGAGCTGGAGCGGCTGCGAGAGCTGCAGAG GGTGTCCGTGCAGGAGCTGCGCAGAGAGCACGACGAGCAGCTCCAGCGGCTGAAGCAGATGAAGGACCAGGAGGTCGAGGCGGTGACCAGCGCCACTTTGCACAGCAG GACTCTCAACGGCGTCATGGATCGGATGGAGAAGTTCTTCAGCGACCTGCGTGACTTCTTACAGAAGATGGAGGCCACACAGCAGAGCACCTCCCGGGAGCTGGCCATGGGGGCACAGACGCAGGAGAAGCAGCTCAAGG tgctccaggacagcttattgcagcagcagagggacgCGGAGGAGGAGCGGCGCCGTTTCCAGGCAGTGGTGGCCAAAATGGAGGCCAGGCTGGACGAGCAGACtcggctgctggagcag GAGCGACAGAGGGCATTGGCGGAGCGCTCCAGAGCGAAATCACTGCAGCACTCGCTGGAGGAGGAGCAGCGAGCTGTGACCCAGCAGCTCTCTGTGGAGCGAGTGGAGCTGGAGAGGGCGAAG GAGCGGGCAGAGATGAAGATGCAGGTCCACACGCTGAGAGCCAGGGAGGAGCAGCTGGCGagggagaaagagctgctggacaagtcctggcaggagctgaaggCGGAGAGGGAGAAGGTGAATGGGGCTGCGCTGCGCGtccggcagcaggaggaggagctgaaaaGCATGACCGAG ctctcctcccagaagTACGAGGAAGGGCAGCGAGCCCTGCGGGAGGCCATCAGGGTCGACTCGCAGCACCCGTCGAGGCTGCAggccctgcagcagcagttggagcagctcaggcagcagGAAGAGCGTCTGCACCAG GACCGGCTGAGCATGGCTCAGCAGAGGAGCCAGCTTCAACAGCTGCGCCAGGAGCTGCCCAACAGCCCCACGATGCTGCGGATCGCAGGCCGGGACTCCAGTGTCCCTGCGAGTGGCTTCTCCAGCACGCTGC GCTTTCCACCTCCCATCGGCAGCCCGGGAGGTATCCAGGAACTCCTGGCCAGGGCCAGCTCCGCCGAGCTCAGCGCCACGCTGGCGATGATGAAGTTCCGAGCCCTGCAG gACCATTATTACCTAGACAACgagcagctcttcctggagtCCCTGAAGAAAGCGCCATACAACGTTGCTTCTCTGCCAGGCTGA